In Vicia villosa cultivar HV-30 ecotype Madison, WI linkage group LG7, Vvil1.0, whole genome shotgun sequence, the DNA window ACTTATATAATATAACTTAATTATGAGTGCATAATGATTAAACTCTtcacttgaatttttttttttttaatttatccttttttttggttttatttttactATACATCTAATAGCTCACTAAAATTCACAGTTGAAGCACAAAGTTGATTTCTCGGTGTATTGATTCTTCATCTAACTTCAAGTTTATTTGGCAACAATTATAAATTACTCATGGCTACCACTAAATATAGACCAGTAATATTAGAGAAAAATATCAAACTGTTGGGTCAATTAGAAAAACACCATTGTCATGTCTTCATATGGAATGAGCTTTTTGATTCCATAGTGTAAAAGCTTATGAATTACATAGCAATGGAAATACAACTTTTATTTATAAACAAGTAAAACATAAATGCATTGAGTATGATCTATGCATCATGACTAATagtttaaatatgaaaaaaagaTTAAGGGCACTTGGGTCCTCCTTCCTGAGTTTTCCAGTTATTATAACATGGACATTCTTCCTTGTTTCCAAATGTTCCAGATGGGACACACAAACATTTTGCACAACATAGATTGCAGTACATTATACACGCACTCAAATATTGGGTTGCTGAACAACGAACGTCACATGCAGCTTTACAATCTGAGTAAAATTAACATTTGAATtgtgattaataataataaatgaaattCATTTTCTTCTCACCCCTTTCCTATAAttgcaacaattttttttaaaggaaacaCTAGTTCGAAATAGTACCTTCAGGACGAAGTGATCCTTCCCCACCAGCCTATtatgaattttattataaaagaaaagaaaatatatcaGAATTAAGGAACActataaaatcaaaattttcaattttatataTGTAGATGGACACGAAAAAATATAAATAGGTTAAAAGAGATGAGACATAATTACTCACGTATGTATTTTGAATCAGAAAAGCTGTAACACACAGTAGAAGAGTTAGACAAAAAAGTTTAGACATAGTGATTTTGGTTGGAATTTCACTCAGAGTAAATCACTCTCACTTTTGTATTTAGTGTCTAATAATCTAGTTAGGTCATGGGTTATATAGATGCATATGATAACACAATAGCATTAAAAGCTCTTAATTTTAGAGGTATTATTTAATGcagtaaattaaaaaaatgtctAAATTCGAATTacctttatatatataaattatacctATAAATTACATCAATAGTAACATTCGTTAtaaacctttaattttattttagtttaaaagTTATAAATGGCAACTTATTGACTCACATTCTCACATTCTTACTAACAATGGTCTCCTCTATTTTTGGTATTGAATAATGATAATTTTGTTAAATTATAATAGCATTTCataaattaaaatagtttttttttttatgtttttctattataaacctttaattttattttaatttaatagttaTAAATGGCAACTTATTGACTCACATTCTTACTAACAATAGTCTCCCCTATTTTTGGTATTGAATaatgataattttattaaattatactagcttttcataaaataaaatagtttttttacgcTTTTCTATAACTTTAGTAATTattcctttattttagaaaagaaaacatgatcttaaatatttcttaaaaaactataattattaaaaaaaattcttcttaattttaaacaaatttcactttcttaaaatttatttaaattatattatatccaATTCActtaaagaaatgaaaaaaacatTGTTTACTTTTAAatacaatataaaataaaaaatgctaacgagtgtctCACACAGATAACACAGATACTTTATAAATGCTTAAAGaggtaagatttttttttaaatgtgtatTCAATGTTTTAGAAATTGAAATaattaacttttatatatatatatatatatatatatatatatatatatatatatatatatatatatatatatatatatatatatatatataggggacgactcaagtgagaacacttggttattatgagaaatgagaacaataaatCACGACCATTGAATTTTGATTTCGTTGATTTCaatggattggattggtttctctttctatgttgatttaaaataaatattaaggatcatagaaagagaaaataTTGATATTGGTAAACTAGAAATTttaatcttattatttatttaatttttttctgatATGAAGTTATAATTCTTGCAAGTAGCagattgaaaaaatattttcattattgtAAGAAggataatttatattaaaataaataaataaataataagattaaaatttataatttgccAATAGTTAAGAGGGGTCAtaactattaaaatattataacaatagtataaattattaaaatagtcACAATGgtaaaatttgtaaaaataaaaatttccaaacacgtaaataaataaatcaacaaaatttaAATACTGGTAATTACattctttaattttttaataaaacataaagaataaattaaatgaaaatattgttttcttataaaagaaataattttaatcaaataaaaatatagatgataaattaataatgtatttttatttagtagaacttgctaaaataataaattcctaacttataaataaataaatcatccaAAGAAAAATATAGGTTATAATTTCAatttcttcaatatttttaataaattaatatataggtaataaataaataaaattcttaatcaataaattaaataaatttctaCACCTAAGACATGTCTATTTTACAGTCatagtttattttaataaaataaataatatcaaaactccctaacaataaacaaaatatagaatttgatttttgtttttataataaatttaaagaatcaagagagtttgaaaaataaaagtacGAGATAACAtggaaaaattaaaattgatatatttGACATAAAACTAAATAGCATATAGAATAATAGTTTTGGTAAGATTTAACTTTTAAGAaaactttaaatattaaaaataatcaaaaaagatTCTATAAAGTGTTCTTTATATAGAATTATTAAATCTTgagcattaatcaaatcaaatgatTGATATCGATAGTTCTCATTTCTTataaaagatatcagttctcaccgaatacgatatatatatatatatatatatatatatatatatatatatatatatatatatatatatatatatatatatatatatatatatatatatatatatatatatgaggacgtatcaaatgagaactttgactataatgagaaatgagaacttataataataaccattgaatttgaattaatgactcagatttacctcatatttgaaaatattcaattaaaatttaaatgaaaaagatattatgtaatatgtatttaagatatgaggtaaatctgagctattaattcaaatccaatgattattattataagttCTCATTTCTCCTTATAgacaaagttctcatttgatacgtcctctatatatatatatatatatatatatatatatatatatatatatatatatatatatatatatatatatatatatatatatatatatatatatatatatatatatatatatatgaggagggatcaaattacacccgaagagttacaccacgagttacactcgttcaataactacatctcgaattaatattttttaaattcaaccgttggattgaaacataatatcatatagatcatacctataaagtttgagcttaatctataatgatttactatgtcattggattacatcaaaattaacgttatatgaaagctcattttgacgttaatatttggatatcttgatgatatagtaactTTCCAAACTTTATAAATTGTCTCTGCAATGGCCACTTTCAGAACCTGTCTTTTCCACCTTTTCTTCCTTGATTCTTGAATAAGTCACTGTTTCTCATTGCTCAAATTTGTGGGTGTTTGGTTAATTCCCATCCAGGTCAAGATGGTCATCCATATCCTGTTTGTATTACTGCAATAAAAAAACAGATGGTTAAATAGACTATTTTTGGTCACAAAAGAAACAAACCCCATCAATTACTACTCCAAACTTTGTAAGTCTGTCTTTGGTAGGAAGTATTCCCATGAGAATGCGCCAAAGGATAAATGTTTCCCTTGGTCTTGCATAGTTGCTAAAAAGAATCTTTTTCCATGGCACTTGTGTTTTTGCTCCTCTAATTTCTTTGTACATAGCAGATGTTTAGTATGTTTTGTTTTGAATTGTTGTGTTCCAATAGCTAGTTTATTCAATTATTCCTCTAGTCTAGCCTACAAGATGTTCTTCAAAATCCATGAGCGTTTTGCATTGATTTGGTAATTCACCACATATTGGTTTATGATATAGTACGTGTTTATCCATTTCACCCATAACTTATTAGCTTTACTTAGAATATTCCATATTAGCTTTCCCATTGTTGCGTGATTCCATTCTACTAAGGAGGTGATGTTTAACCCAGATGCAGTCCTTGGGTTACAAACTATGTCCCAGGCCACTAGTGTTTTTCAGGTTTTCTCATCTTTGCCATGCCAAAGAAAATTTCTGCAAATATCTTCAATATGTTTCAGGAATTGGGGTTTGAATTAGGTTTCTAATGTGATAAATTTTTGTAGACCCAAAAACAAACTTAACAATGATAAAAGTAATCAAGGATTTTTAtactggttcattgttaacgggGTTAATCCAATCAACATGTCAATGTGAGTTCgccttctcaataaggacttaatccactaatcaatttGATTAGAATAAAAAACCAATTGTCAATGACTTTTCGAGGAAACTAAACTTAGTCCCTGATGCAATATAATCTCAAAGACAAAATGTCAATGACTTCTCGAGGCTACAGACTATACCTAGTCCCTCAAGGAATTCAATCAGAGTTACAAAAACAAGGATTCTGTGTTTACAAAGATGCTTCAAAATAAGTAGATACACAATCTGAATTACATACTTTTAACTCAATAAAAAGTATACAATGAAAAGCTCTAAGTGTAGTAAGTGTTATTtctctctttgtttctctttgaTGTGTTTTTATTTCAACTTTTTCAGAATGATAGacacaactttcttttttgcaaATTTACCTCTGTACACTTCTCTCATTGGTG includes these proteins:
- the LOC131617217 gene encoding gibberellin-regulated protein 12-like, whose product is MSKLFCLTLLLCVTAFLIQNTYAGGEGSLRPEDCKAACDVRCSATQYLSACIMYCNLCCAKCLCVPSGTFGNKEECPCYNNWKTQEGGPKCP